The following proteins come from a genomic window of Acidobacteriota bacterium:
- a CDS encoding FAD-dependent oxidoreductase, whose amino-acid sequence MTDVVVVGGGVTGLTAACLLAKGGKRVVVLERDRCAMTDTGHTSAHLTMVTDARLTELVNRLGRDHAQAVWDAGLAAIATIDEIIREHAIDAGFEWVDGYLHAPLKEGTLEESARLREDTTLAREMGFDAEYIETVPLANQPGVRFADQARIHPRSYLAGVAKAFIARGGRIFEHSAADEFCDDPRAVKVSGQTVRCEDLVIATHNPVVGLAGLAGATLFQTKLALYTSYVVAGRVPKGQVPDALWWDTSDPYYYLRVEPHRDFDVVILGGEDHKTGQQDDTVACYERLETRLIALIPQVDVTHRWSGQVIETPDGLPYIGQITDHQYAATGYAGNGLTFGTLAGMMMSDAILGRTNPWSELFDPGRKALTRGAWDYLKENVDYPYYVIRDRSAGTDARSLWAVKRGQGRIIERDGAKVAAYRDPSGAVTLRSATCTHMGCVVAWNTAERTWDCPCHGSRFKPTGDVISGPAEAPLPKVE is encoded by the coding sequence GTGACTGACGTCGTCGTCGTGGGCGGGGGCGTGACAGGCCTGACCGCGGCCTGCCTGTTGGCAAAGGGCGGCAAGCGCGTCGTGGTGCTCGAGCGCGACCGCTGCGCGATGACCGACACCGGCCACACGAGCGCGCACCTCACGATGGTAACCGACGCGCGCCTGACCGAGCTTGTAAATCGGCTCGGGCGCGATCACGCGCAAGCCGTCTGGGACGCGGGTTTGGCGGCGATCGCGACGATCGACGAGATCATTCGCGAGCATGCGATTGACGCTGGCTTCGAGTGGGTCGATGGATACCTGCACGCGCCGCTGAAGGAGGGCACCCTTGAAGAGTCGGCGCGTCTGCGGGAAGACACCACGCTGGCCCGCGAGATGGGATTCGACGCCGAGTACATCGAGACCGTACCACTGGCCAATCAACCGGGCGTCCGCTTCGCCGATCAGGCGCGCATTCACCCACGGAGCTATTTGGCCGGCGTCGCGAAGGCCTTTATCGCCCGCGGTGGCCGCATTTTCGAGCACTCGGCAGCCGACGAGTTCTGTGACGACCCGCGAGCGGTGAAGGTGAGTGGCCAGACGGTTCGGTGTGAGGACCTTGTCATCGCGACGCACAATCCGGTGGTCGGCTTGGCCGGTCTGGCGGGCGCAACCCTCTTTCAGACGAAGCTGGCGCTGTACACCAGCTACGTCGTTGCCGGCCGCGTACCGAAGGGCCAGGTGCCTGACGCGCTGTGGTGGGACACGAGCGATCCGTACTACTACCTGCGCGTCGAGCCGCACCGGGACTTTGACGTCGTCATCCTCGGCGGCGAGGACCACAAAACCGGCCAGCAGGACGACACCGTCGCGTGCTACGAGCGCCTCGAAACGCGTCTCATTGCGCTCATTCCTCAGGTGGACGTGACGCATCGCTGGTCCGGCCAGGTCATCGAGACGCCCGATGGGCTGCCCTACATCGGGCAAATCACTGACCATCAATACGCAGCCACCGGATATGCCGGCAACGGCCTGACGTTCGGCACGTTGGCGGGCATGATGATGTCCGATGCCATCCTCGGACGAACGAACCCGTGGAGTGAGCTGTTCGACCCAGGCCGGAAGGCGCTCACGCGCGGCGCCTGGGACTACCTCAAGGAGAACGTCGACTACCCGTACTACGTGATTCGCGACCGCTCTGCAGGGACCGACGCTCGATCGCTTTGGGCCGTGAAACGAGGGCAGGGTCGTATCATCGAACGCGACGGTGCAAAGGTTGCCGCGTATCGCGACCCGTCGGGAGCGGTCACGCTCCGCTCCGCGACCTGCACCCATATGGGATGCGTCGTGGCGTGGAACACCGCCGAGCGGACATGGGATTGCCCCTGCCATGGATCGCGGTTCAAGCCAACCGGAGACGTGATCTCCGGGCCCGCCGAAGCGCCGCTGCCCAAGGTGGAGTGA
- a CDS encoding Fic family protein: MPRPIPADELDEIENAVRAHPGITSAEIGDVLSEQVPRRTLQFRLKRLVDGGRVLREGEGRWARYSAPGAARAPAQPEAAADEAAVPLSPESQEIRVYLRQPLVARKPVGYNREFLNTYRPGETFYLPERARARLAEIGARPVSGQEPAGTYARQILNRLLIDLSWNSSRLEGNTYSLLDTKRLIEFGQEAEGRDRLEAQMILNHKDAVEFLVGNAAEIGFNRYTILNLHAILANNLLADERAAGRLRHIGVGIDGSVYHPPETPQLVEECFDQLLATAAAITDPFEQSFFVMVQLPYLQPFDDVNKRVSRMAANIPFIRANLSPLSFTDLPRGLYAHAALGVYELNRIELLRDVFIWSYERSAERYAAVRQSLGEPDPFRLHHRDALRAVVAEVVRGRMDRKTAAAHIASWATAHLEESDRAAFREVAETELLGLHEGNFARYPIRPAEFTAWQEIWARAARDALQASER; encoded by the coding sequence GTGCCTAGACCGATCCCCGCTGACGAGCTGGATGAGATCGAGAACGCCGTGCGCGCCCACCCAGGGATCACTTCGGCCGAGATCGGGGATGTCCTCAGTGAACAAGTGCCGCGGCGCACGCTGCAGTTCCGGTTGAAGCGTCTCGTGGATGGCGGCCGCGTTCTTCGCGAGGGCGAAGGGCGCTGGGCGCGTTACAGTGCGCCCGGCGCCGCGCGTGCCCCGGCGCAGCCAGAAGCCGCGGCAGATGAAGCCGCGGTACCCCTGTCCCCTGAGAGCCAGGAGATCAGGGTGTATCTACGCCAGCCGCTCGTCGCGCGCAAGCCGGTCGGCTACAACCGGGAATTCCTGAATACCTACCGCCCGGGAGAAACGTTCTACCTTCCGGAGCGCGCGCGCGCGCGCCTAGCCGAGATAGGGGCGAGACCGGTGAGCGGGCAGGAGCCGGCGGGAACGTACGCGCGGCAAATCCTGAACCGACTTCTGATCGACCTGTCATGGAATTCGAGTCGTCTCGAGGGGAACACGTACTCACTGCTCGACACGAAGCGGCTGATTGAGTTCGGCCAGGAGGCGGAAGGTCGAGACCGGCTCGAAGCCCAGATGATTCTCAATCACAAGGATGCAGTGGAGTTTCTCGTCGGCAACGCGGCGGAGATCGGCTTCAACCGGTACACGATTTTGAACCTGCATGCCATCCTTGCGAACAACCTCTTGGCCGACGAGAGGGCTGCCGGACGACTGCGTCACATCGGGGTTGGCATCGACGGATCGGTCTACCACCCGCCTGAGACCCCGCAGCTTGTCGAGGAGTGCTTTGACCAGCTGCTCGCGACCGCTGCGGCGATTACAGATCCATTCGAGCAGTCCTTCTTCGTGATGGTGCAGCTGCCGTACCTGCAGCCGTTTGATGATGTGAACAAGCGCGTGTCCCGAATGGCGGCGAACATTCCGTTCATCAGAGCCAATCTCTCGCCCCTTTCATTCACGGATCTGCCGCGCGGCCTGTACGCGCACGCCGCTCTCGGAGTCTACGAGCTCAACCGGATCGAACTTCTCCGGGATGTGTTCATCTGGTCGTATGAGCGTTCTGCCGAGCGCTATGCCGCCGTGCGGCAGTCACTCGGCGAGCCCGATCCCTTCCGGCTGCATCATCGAGACGCGCTCCGCGCTGTGGTCGCGGAGGTTGTGCGGGGCCGCATGGACCGAAAGACGGCTGCTGCCCACATCGCGTCATGGGCGACGGCGCATCTCGAAGAGAGCGACCGGGCGGCGTTTCGCGAGGTCGCCGAGACCGAGTTGTTGGGTCTCCACGAGGGCAACTTCGCGCGCTATCCGATCAGGCCAGCGGAGTTCACGGCATGGCAGGAGATCTGGGCCCGCGCGGCACGTGACGCGTTGCAGGCGTCTGAGCGGTGA